A section of the Chryseobacterium ginsenosidimutans genome encodes:
- the secE gene encoding preprotein translocase subunit SecE — MSSLINFLKGSYNEFRHKVEWPKWSDLQSSTIVVTIATVILALFTFGVDELFSKAVSNIIGMLINLFN; from the coding sequence ATGAGTTCATTAATCAATTTTTTAAAAGGTTCTTATAACGAATTCAGACATAAAGTTGAATGGCCAAAATGGTCTGACCTGCAATCTTCTACGATCGTAGTTACTATTGCAACAGTTATTCTGGCATTATTTACGTTTGGTGTTGACGAATTGTTTTCAAAAGCCGTCAGCAACATAATAGGAATGCTAATCAACTTGTTCAATTAA
- the rplA gene encoding 50S ribosomal protein L1 — MAKLTKKQKEALSKVEKGRIYNLEEGSALVKEVNTAKFDASVDIAVRLGVDPRKANQMVRGVVSLPHGTGKDVKVLALVTPDKEAEAREAGADYVGLDEYLQKIKDGWTDVDVIVTMPAVMGKLGPLGRVLGPRGLMPNPKSGTVTMEIGKAVTEVKAGKIDFKVDKYGIIHAGIGKVSFDAAKIKENAQELISTLIKMKPTAAKGTYVKSIYLSSTMSPGIAIDTKAVN, encoded by the coding sequence ATGGCAAAATTGACTAAAAAGCAAAAGGAAGCTTTAAGCAAAGTAGAAAAAGGAAGAATCTATAACCTTGAAGAAGGTTCAGCTCTTGTAAAAGAAGTGAACACTGCAAAGTTTGATGCTTCTGTAGATATTGCTGTAAGATTGGGTGTAGATCCAAGAAAAGCAAACCAAATGGTAAGAGGTGTTGTATCTCTTCCTCACGGTACTGGTAAAGATGTTAAAGTATTAGCTCTTGTAACTCCGGATAAAGAAGCTGAAGCTAGAGAAGCTGGTGCTGATTATGTGGGTCTAGACGAGTACTTACAAAAAATAAAAGACGGTTGGACAGATGTTGACGTTATCGTTACTATGCCTGCTGTTATGGGTAAATTAGGACCTTTGGGTAGAGTTTTAGGACCAAGAGGTTTGATGCCTAACCCTAAATCAGGTACTGTAACTATGGAAATTGGTAAAGCAGTAACTGAGGTGAAAGCTGGTAAAATTGATTTCAAAGTAGATAAATATGGTATTATCCACGCTGGTATTGGTAAAGTATCTTTCGATGCTGCTAAAATCAAGGAAAATGCTCAGGAATTGATCTCTACATTGATCAAAATGAAGCCAACTGCTGCTAAAGGTACTTATGTAAAAAGCATTTATTTGTCTTCTACAATGAGCCCTGGAATTGCAATTGATACTAAAGCTGTTAACTAA
- a CDS encoding efflux RND transporter periplasmic adaptor subunit gives MKKYIILIIVALSILSCSKKEEGPKPQAKKGFELSNTMLKSISLAKVEKKNIEDDYNFYGKISADKNSYIDVYPLVGGNVLSVNVELGDHVTKGQVLATIRSTELAEVQKDVSDAKTDLVVAQNNLRVAKEMYEGKLNTERDVLEAKSQLQKAQDQMQRVGAVSTVYNVKKGNIYSVVAPISGYIVQKNINKDMQLRSDRSDNIFDVANTTNVWAIMNVNESDIDKINLGMKAQVSTLSYPDKVFDGKIDKIFKIIDPQTNAMQARVVLDNANGLLIPESKATIKVTSSENNTALTVPSKAVIFDDNRSFVVIYKSRTDVKVKEIKVLKQVGDITYVSEGLSEGEEVITNNQLLIYRSLNS, from the coding sequence ATGAAAAAATATATAATCTTAATAATTGTGGCTTTGTCGATTTTGTCTTGCTCAAAAAAAGAGGAAGGGCCAAAACCACAGGCAAAAAAAGGTTTTGAATTGAGTAATACAATGCTAAAGTCAATTTCTTTGGCAAAAGTTGAGAAAAAAAATATAGAAGACGATTATAATTTTTATGGAAAAATATCGGCTGATAAAAACAGTTATATCGATGTTTATCCACTGGTTGGAGGTAATGTTCTGAGTGTCAACGTGGAATTAGGAGATCATGTGACGAAAGGACAGGTTTTGGCGACCATCAGAAGTACAGAGTTAGCGGAAGTTCAGAAAGATGTAAGCGATGCGAAAACAGATTTGGTTGTTGCCCAAAACAATCTTCGCGTTGCCAAGGAAATGTACGAAGGAAAACTGAATACCGAAAGAGATGTACTGGAAGCCAAAAGCCAATTGCAGAAAGCACAAGATCAAATGCAGAGAGTAGGTGCAGTGAGTACGGTTTATAATGTAAAGAAGGGAAATATTTACAGTGTTGTGGCCCCAATCAGCGGATACATCGTTCAGAAAAATATCAATAAAGATATGCAGTTGAGAAGCGACAGAAGCGATAATATCTTTGATGTGGCAAATACAACCAATGTCTGGGCAATTATGAATGTCAACGAATCTGATATTGATAAAATAAATCTTGGAATGAAGGCCCAGGTTTCCACATTGTCTTATCCTGACAAGGTTTTTGATGGCAAAATTGATAAAATATTTAAAATTATTGATCCCCAAACCAACGCAATGCAGGCGAGAGTAGTTCTGGATAATGCAAACGGATTATTAATTCCTGAAAGCAAAGCAACAATAAAAGTGACAAGTTCGGAGAATAATACGGCATTGACGGTTCCATCCAAAGCGGTGATTTTTGATGATAACAGAAGTTTTGTGGTGATTTATAAATCAAGAACAGATGTGAAAGTGAAAGAAATAAAGGTTTTAAAACAGGTTGGTGACATCACTTACGTTTCCGAAGGCTTGTCTGAAGGGGAAGAAGTAATAACCAATAATCAATTGTTGATTTACCGCTCTTTGAACAGTTAA
- the rplJ gene encoding 50S ribosomal protein L10: MTKDQKVVAIQEIKDLLQDAKVVYVADLDGLNAAKSSEFRRQAFKQNIKVKVVKNTLLQKAMEQIEGVDYSEMFQTFKGNSALMVSETANGPAKLIQGFRKKEDKPALKSAYLQETFYVGDENLTALANIKSREEMIGEIIGLLQSPIQRVVSALQNKSETVEAKAEEAAPAVEETPAEAAPAAESTEETPSAE; encoded by the coding sequence ATGACAAAAGACCAAAAAGTTGTAGCAATACAAGAGATCAAAGACTTGCTTCAGGATGCAAAAGTAGTATACGTAGCAGATCTAGACGGATTAAATGCGGCTAAGTCTTCAGAATTCAGAAGACAGGCTTTCAAACAAAATATCAAAGTAAAAGTGGTGAAAAATACACTTTTGCAAAAAGCAATGGAACAAATCGAAGGAGTAGATTACTCTGAAATGTTCCAGACTTTTAAAGGAAACTCTGCATTAATGGTTTCTGAGACTGCAAACGGTCCGGCAAAATTAATCCAGGGATTCAGAAAGAAAGAAGATAAGCCAGCTTTAAAGTCTGCTTACCTTCAGGAAACGTTCTACGTTGGAGACGAAAACTTAACTGCACTTGCTAACATCAAGTCTAGAGAAGAAATGATCGGAGAAATCATCGGATTACTTCAATCTCCAATTCAAAGAGTTGTTTCTGCTCTTCAAAACAAATCTGAAACAGTAGAAGCTAAAGCTGAAGAAGCTGCACCTGCTGTAGAAGAAACTCCTGCTGAAGCGGCTCCTGCAGCAGAAAGCACGGAAGAAACTCCAAGTGCTGAATAA
- a CDS encoding efflux RND transporter permease subunit yields the protein MNKFIKNIIAFSLKNKAFTFIWVAVLAVAGFISFKNMPIEAFPDVTNTQIVIITQWNGRSAEEVERFVTTPIELAMSPVQKKTSVRSTTMFGLSIVKILFDDGVDDTFARNQVNNQLRTVSLPDEVDPEVQPPYGPTGEIFRYTLESKKKDSRELLTLQNWVIDRALRGVPGVADINVFGGQDKVFELSIDPRALDKYNLTPSQVYDAVTKSNLNVGGDVIEKNGQAYVVRGIGLVKSINDIGNITIENDNGNPVLVKNVAEVHESSMPRVGQAGLNNHEDTVEGIVVMRKGENPREVLFGVKAKIKELNEKILPKDVKIITFYDRDNLMDFTTHTVMHNLIEGIILVTVIVLIFMADWRTTLIVSIIIPLSLLFAFLCLKLAGMSANLLSLGAVDFGIIIDGAVVMVEGLFVMLDHKAHKYGPEKFNKMAKGGWIKQTGTGLGKAIFFSKLIIITSLIPIFSFQKVEGKMFSPLAFTLGFALIGALIFTLTLVPVLSHILLNKNVKEKNNPFVNFWDRIVLKGFNYTFRHKKMSLIVAISFLAVTLFSGKFLGTEFLPQLNEGSLWITAEMPMSSSLKESLKTADLLKKDIMSFPEVTDVLAQTGRSNDGTDPNGFGFVQFAVNLQPKEEWKRNISYDELIEEIDKKLRTYQGITFNYSQPISDNVAEAVAGFKAENGIKIYGDNLQTLDKLADEVLKQIKDVDGVKDPGIIKNIGQPEVSVVLDRDKMAAYGVMPADAQAVLEMAFGGKTASEMFDGERKFPIRLRYSQEYRKDENDIAALMVPTQDGSKIPLKEISTIVKDNGAAFIYRDDIKRYIGVKFSIRDRDLGSTIADAQKKVAKIELPDGYSIGWTGQFENQQRASHRLTQVVPISILGIFFLLFILFGNMKDSLLVLANVPFALIGGIIALHVTRMNFGISAGVGMIALLGICIQNGVILITEFHQNVKNGLSLDNAILNGVKSRTRPVIMTALMASIGLMPAALSTGIGSESQKPLAIVIIGGLITATVLTLLIFPIIFWIFNRTKKSQQI from the coding sequence ATGAATAAATTCATTAAAAATATAATTGCTTTTTCGTTAAAAAATAAGGCATTTACCTTTATTTGGGTAGCAGTTCTGGCGGTTGCAGGATTTATAAGCTTTAAGAATATGCCTATTGAAGCCTTTCCGGACGTTACCAATACTCAAATTGTCATCATCACCCAATGGAATGGGCGAAGCGCGGAAGAAGTGGAACGTTTTGTCACCACACCGATCGAATTGGCGATGAGTCCTGTTCAGAAAAAAACAAGTGTGAGAAGCACCACAATGTTTGGGCTTTCCATTGTTAAAATTCTTTTTGATGATGGGGTGGATGATACTTTTGCCAGAAATCAGGTCAATAATCAACTGCGGACAGTCAGCCTTCCAGATGAGGTAGATCCCGAAGTACAGCCTCCTTACGGACCGACGGGTGAGATTTTCAGATATACATTGGAAAGCAAAAAGAAAGATTCCCGCGAATTATTAACCCTTCAAAATTGGGTGATAGACAGAGCTCTAAGAGGTGTTCCCGGAGTTGCAGATATTAATGTTTTCGGAGGTCAGGATAAGGTTTTTGAATTAAGTATTGATCCCAGAGCGCTGGATAAATATAATCTGACACCATCTCAGGTATATGATGCCGTTACGAAAAGTAACTTAAACGTCGGTGGTGACGTTATTGAGAAAAACGGACAGGCGTATGTGGTAAGAGGGATCGGTTTGGTGAAATCAATTAATGATATTGGAAATATTACGATTGAAAATGACAACGGAAATCCTGTCTTGGTTAAAAATGTTGCAGAAGTTCATGAAAGTTCAATGCCAAGAGTAGGGCAGGCCGGATTAAATAACCATGAAGACACGGTGGAAGGAATTGTGGTAATGAGAAAAGGTGAAAATCCGCGTGAAGTATTGTTTGGAGTAAAAGCTAAAATTAAAGAGCTCAACGAGAAAATTCTTCCGAAAGATGTAAAAATAATCACTTTCTACGACCGAGACAATTTAATGGATTTTACAACGCATACCGTAATGCATAATCTTATCGAAGGAATTATTTTAGTTACGGTAATCGTTTTAATTTTCATGGCAGACTGGAGAACCACGTTAATTGTTTCCATTATCATTCCTTTATCCTTATTGTTTGCATTTTTATGTTTAAAACTTGCGGGAATGAGTGCGAATTTGCTGTCACTTGGAGCCGTCGATTTTGGAATTATCATTGACGGAGCCGTCGTAATGGTAGAAGGCCTTTTCGTAATGCTCGACCACAAAGCCCATAAATATGGACCTGAAAAGTTCAATAAAATGGCAAAAGGCGGCTGGATTAAGCAGACCGGAACCGGCTTGGGAAAAGCTATCTTCTTTTCAAAATTAATTATCATTACTTCATTAATTCCCATTTTTTCATTCCAGAAAGTAGAGGGTAAAATGTTTTCACCGTTGGCATTTACATTAGGTTTTGCATTAATCGGAGCTTTAATTTTTACATTGACTTTAGTTCCCGTTCTTTCGCACATCCTGTTAAATAAAAATGTTAAAGAAAAAAACAATCCGTTTGTGAATTTCTGGGATAGAATTGTTCTGAAAGGTTTCAACTATACTTTTAGACATAAAAAAATGAGTTTAATTGTTGCCATTTCATTCTTGGCAGTCACATTATTCTCAGGAAAATTTTTAGGAACGGAATTTTTACCTCAATTAAATGAAGGTTCACTTTGGATTACCGCAGAAATGCCAATGAGTTCATCACTAAAAGAATCTCTGAAAACGGCAGACCTTTTAAAGAAAGATATTATGAGCTTTCCGGAAGTCACAGATGTTCTCGCGCAAACGGGAAGAAGTAATGATGGAACCGACCCGAACGGATTTGGATTTGTGCAGTTTGCCGTCAATCTTCAACCTAAAGAAGAATGGAAACGAAACATCAGTTATGATGAATTAATTGAAGAGATCGATAAAAAATTAAGAACCTACCAAGGAATCACTTTTAATTATTCCCAACCTATTTCCGATAACGTTGCTGAAGCTGTTGCAGGTTTTAAAGCAGAAAACGGGATTAAAATTTATGGTGATAATTTACAAACGCTTGATAAATTAGCCGATGAGGTTTTAAAACAAATCAAAGATGTTGACGGTGTAAAAGATCCCGGAATTATTAAAAATATAGGTCAGCCGGAAGTAAGTGTAGTCTTAGACAGAGATAAAATGGCGGCTTACGGAGTAATGCCTGCAGATGCTCAAGCGGTGCTGGAAATGGCTTTTGGAGGAAAAACGGCTTCGGAAATGTTTGACGGCGAAAGAAAATTCCCAATCAGATTAAGATATTCTCAGGAATACAGAAAAGATGAAAATGATATTGCTGCATTGATGGTTCCAACGCAGGACGGCTCAAAAATTCCGTTGAAAGAGATCAGTACGATCGTTAAAGATAACGGAGCTGCATTTATATATAGAGATGATATTAAACGTTATATTGGTGTTAAATTCTCAATTCGTGATCGAGATTTGGGAAGTACGATTGCCGATGCCCAGAAAAAAGTAGCGAAAATTGAGCTTCCGGACGGATATTCCATCGGCTGGACAGGGCAGTTTGAAAATCAGCAACGGGCTTCACACAGATTGACGCAAGTCGTTCCGATCAGTATTTTAGGTATTTTTTTCTTACTGTTTATCCTTTTCGGAAATATGAAAGATTCATTATTGGTATTGGCAAATGTACCGTTTGCATTAATCGGAGGAATTATTGCCCTCCATGTCACCAGAATGAATTTCGGAATTTCCGCAGGAGTCGGAATGATTGCTTTATTAGGAATATGTATTCAAAACGGAGTTATTCTCATCACGGAATTCCATCAAAATGTCAAGAACGGATTGAGTTTGGATAATGCGATATTAAATGGTGTTAAATCCAGAACCCGTCCTGTAATCATGACAGCGTTGATGGCTTCCATTGGATTAATGCCAGCGGCGTTATCAACAGGTATCGGGTCAGAATCTCAAAAACCTTTGGCAATTGTAATTATCGGAGGATTAATTACGGCAACTGTTTTAACATTATTGATATTCCCGATCATCTTCTGGATCTTCAACAGAACCAAAAAATCACAACAGATTTAA
- the rplK gene encoding 50S ribosomal protein L11, whose protein sequence is MAKKVFKMVKLQVKGGAANPSPPVGPALGSAGVNIMEFCKQFNGRTQDKPGQVLPVVITVYEDKSFEFVIKTPPAAIQLMDAAKIKGGSGEPNRNKVGAVSWDQVKKIAEDKMTDLNCFTMDSAVSMVAGTARSMGLRVTGTKPTFNA, encoded by the coding sequence ATGGCTAAAAAAGTCTTTAAAATGGTAAAGCTTCAGGTGAAAGGTGGCGCAGCTAACCCTTCTCCACCAGTAGGTCCAGCATTGGGTTCTGCAGGTGTGAACATCATGGAGTTTTGTAAGCAATTTAACGGAAGAACCCAAGATAAGCCAGGGCAAGTTTTACCTGTAGTAATTACAGTGTACGAAGACAAATCTTTTGAATTCGTTATTAAAACTCCACCTGCAGCGATCCAGCTAATGGATGCAGCTAAAATCAAAGGAGGTTCCGGAGAACCAAACAGAAACAAAGTAGGTGCAGTTTCTTGGGATCAGGTGAAGAAAATCGCTGAGGATAAAATGACTGACCTTAACTGCTTTACAATGGATTCTGCAGTTTCTATGGTTGCAGGTACTGCTAGATCTATGGGATTAAGAGTAACAGGAACTAAACCAACTTTTAACGCTTAA
- the rplL gene encoding 50S ribosomal protein L7/L12, with the protein MSDLKNLAETLVNLTVKDVNELATILKDEYGIEPAAAAVVMAGPGAEAAEEKTEFDVILKSAGASKLAIVKLVKDLTGAGLKEAKDIVDGAPAAIKTGISKDEAEALKKQLEEAGAEVELK; encoded by the coding sequence ATGTCAGATTTAAAAAATTTAGCTGAAACGCTAGTAAACTTAACAGTAAAAGACGTAAACGAATTAGCAACTATCCTTAAGGATGAGTATGGAATTGAGCCTGCTGCTGCTGCAGTAGTAATGGCTGGTCCTGGTGCTGAAGCTGCTGAAGAAAAGACTGAATTCGACGTAATTCTTAAGTCTGCAGGTGCATCTAAATTGGCTATCGTTAAATTAGTAAAAGATTTAACTGGTGCTGGTCTTAAAGAAGCTAAAGATATCGTAGATGGAGCTCCTGCTGCTATCAAAACTGGTATCTCTAAAGACGAAGCTGAAGCTCTTAAGAAGCAATTAGAAGAAGCTGGTGCTGAAGTAGAATTGAAATAA
- the nusG gene encoding transcription termination/antitermination protein NusG, with product MSELKWYVLKAISGQENKVKNYIETEIKRLGFEQYVTQVVIPMEKVIQIRNGKKVPKERPYYPGYLMIEADLMGEIPHAIKNIPGVISFLSLTKGGDPVPMRKSEVNRMLGRMDELSEFASDVEIPYIVGENVKVIDGPFNGFNGTVEKILEDKKKIEVSVLIFGRKTPMELSYMQVEKV from the coding sequence ATGAGCGAATTGAAATGGTATGTGCTGAAAGCAATCAGCGGACAGGAAAATAAAGTGAAAAACTATATTGAGACAGAAATCAAACGTCTAGGGTTTGAGCAGTACGTTACTCAGGTGGTTATTCCTATGGAGAAGGTTATTCAGATTAGAAACGGCAAAAAAGTTCCTAAAGAAAGACCTTACTATCCTGGATACTTAATGATTGAAGCTGATCTGATGGGAGAGATTCCCCACGCTATTAAGAATATTCCTGGAGTTATTTCTTTTTTAAGTTTAACGAAAGGAGGAGATCCCGTTCCGATGAGAAAATCTGAAGTAAACAGAATGCTTGGAAGAATGGATGAGTTATCAGAATTCGCAAGCGATGTTGAAATCCCATACATAGTTGGTGAAAACGTTAAAGTAATTGACGGACCATTCAACGGATTCAACGGAACAGTTGAAAAAATCCTTGAAGATAAAAAGAAAATAGAAGTTTCTGTTCTTATCTTCGGTAGAAAAACTCCAATGGAGCTTAGCTACATGCAGGTAGAAAAAGTATAA
- the tuf gene encoding elongation factor Tu has product MAKETFNRNKPHLNIGTIGHVDHGKTTLTAAISAVLASKGLAEKKDFSAIDSAPEEKERGITINTAHIEYETENRHYAHVDCPGHADYVKNMVTGAAQMDGAIVVCAATDGPMPQTREHILLCRQVNVPRIVVFMNKVDMVDDAELLELVEMELRDLLSTYDFDGDNSPVIQGSALGALTAATATPVNTEDKWFKSVEELMDAVDTWIEQPTRDMDKPFLMPIEDVFSITGRGTVATGRIEAGVINTGDPVDIVGMGDEKLTSTITGVEMFRKILDRGEAGDNVGLLLRGIEKTDIKRGMVIAKKDSVKPHKKFKASVYILSKEEGGRHTPFHNKYRPQFYVRTTDVTGEIFLPEGVEMVMPGDNLEITVELLQPIALNVGLRFAIREGGRTVGSGQVTEIID; this is encoded by the coding sequence ATGGCAAAGGAAACGTTTAATCGTAACAAACCACACTTGAACATTGGTACTATTGGTCACGTTGACCATGGTAAAACTACTCTTACAGCTGCTATTTCTGCTGTATTAGCTAGCAAAGGTCTTGCTGAGAAAAAAGACTTCTCTGCAATTGACTCTGCTCCAGAAGAAAAAGAAAGAGGTATTACTATCAATACTGCTCACATTGAGTACGAAACTGAAAATAGACATTATGCTCACGTTGACTGTCCAGGTCACGCGGATTATGTAAAGAACATGGTAACTGGTGCTGCTCAAATGGACGGTGCAATCGTTGTATGTGCTGCAACTGACGGACCAATGCCTCAAACGAGAGAACATATCTTGCTTTGCCGTCAGGTAAACGTACCTAGAATCGTTGTTTTCATGAACAAAGTTGACATGGTAGATGATGCTGAGTTATTAGAGCTTGTTGAAATGGAATTGAGAGACTTATTGTCTACTTATGATTTCGACGGTGATAACTCTCCAGTAATTCAAGGTTCTGCATTAGGTGCACTTACTGCTGCTACTGCAACTCCTGTTAACACAGAAGATAAATGGTTCAAAAGTGTTGAAGAATTAATGGATGCTGTTGATACTTGGATCGAGCAACCAACAAGAGATATGGATAAGCCATTCTTGATGCCTATTGAAGATGTATTCTCTATTACAGGTAGAGGTACTGTTGCAACTGGTAGAATCGAAGCTGGTGTTATCAATACAGGTGATCCTGTTGATATCGTAGGTATGGGTGATGAAAAATTAACTTCTACTATTACAGGAGTTGAGATGTTCAGAAAAATCCTAGACAGAGGTGAAGCTGGAGATAACGTAGGTCTATTGTTGAGAGGTATTGAAAAAACTGACATCAAGAGAGGTATGGTTATCGCTAAGAAAGACTCTGTGAAGCCACACAAAAAATTCAAAGCTTCTGTTTATATCCTTTCTAAGGAAGAAGGTGGACGTCACACTCCATTCCACAACAAGTATCGTCCTCAGTTCTACGTAAGAACTACTGACGTTACAGGTGAGATCTTCTTACCAGAAGGTGTAGAAATGGTAATGCCTGGTGATAACTTAGAGATCACTGTAGAATTATTGCAACCAATTGCTCTTAACGTAGGTCTTAGATTTGCGATCAGAGAAGGAGGTAGAACAGTAGGTTCTGGTCAGGTTACTGAGATTATCGACTAA